Proteins encoded by one window of Vidua chalybeata isolate OUT-0048 chromosome 8, bVidCha1 merged haplotype, whole genome shotgun sequence:
- the LOC128791867 gene encoding uncharacterized protein LOC128791867 codes for MAGRFLSLCKVFRRGKKKGPGAAPAQQPEEPEQIQTLQDDAALDRTQEREPTRGRFHRTLKMFRRFLRIRRRKTSVNEDVAITSTKTRETQGLTNTGTTPAPTMIPAPTMDFFKETAVPPQQRVPAKVKDIHQSLLSHVSADARLQRDIVRLAEEHPADVVLTLLRCAPTCDRAAAMMWRAIASSGPAVEKVLPTLLCVMENWPQHRMCTSDGDNEAVFALAATLVIWVIVPVYNKATIPFTGRLFVALLFHVAITTQQMPPEEVANFWRACREEQRLPSKPNRFAVQAMKALLYRLPSDKVVMAMERKRGWDTLLRAHTQHYAVGLLAREMRRVSILFCSCIAPHVLWHLSREEPCWDLPALAFLVEVLDCLDLSKCGGSVLNIMSGHLQSECSQRRRLALRGLVVPSKDPSMAGRMCSLSCSLLELLRDADGEVVSMSLRVLTNVLPHHGILRSSIIAPKLAEVLLLLFDHKNSHVQLLCIQLFCKLMELVVDEGKKPLKTIVNKSLYTLLIYCHDDNWHVAKASRETLHCAAKFLMRRDLEQLVEKEQLSKFVKCLLAEDGSRAAEHLRPNTEIHAKLALRAEELGSSSGSRQSVSQEQHQETLKSTSPLSAARAPGRADAGHNSCGFSPLPAST; via the exons ATGGCGGGCAGATTTCTCAGCCTGTGCAAAGTGttcaggaggggaaaaaagaaaggccctggagctgccccagcacaacAGCCTGAAGAGCCAGAGCAGATCCAGACACTGCAGGATG atgcagccCTGGACCGGACACAGGAGCGGGAACCCACCCGTGGCCGCTTCCACAGAACCCTGAAG ATGTTCCGGAGGTTCCTGCGCATTCGGCGTAGAAAGACCTCAGTGAATGAGGATGTGGCCATCACAAGCACCAAAACGAGGGAGACTCAGGGCCTCACAAATACTGGTACCACGCCTGCTCCAACTATGATTCCTGCTCCCACTATGGATTTTTTCAAAGAGACTGCTGTTCCTCCTCAGCAGCGG GTGCCAGCCAAGGTGAAGGACATCCACCAGAGTCTCCTGTCCCACGTCTCTGCGGATGCCAGGCTGCAAAGGGACATTGTGAGGCTGGCTGAAGAACACCCTGCTGACGTGGTGCTGACCCTCCTGCGCTGTGCCCCAACATGTGACAG agcagctgcaatgaTGTGGAGAGCCATAGCCTCATCGGGACCAGCAGTGGAGAAAGTGCTGCcaacactgctctgtgtgatgGAGAACTGGCCACAGCACAGAATGTGCACCTCCGATGGGGACAACGAGGCTGTttttgccctggct GCAACTCTGGTGATCTGGGTGATTGTGCCTGTGTACAACAAGGCGACGATCCCTTTTACTGGGCGATTGTttgtggctctgctcttccatgTTGCCATCACCACACAGCAGATGCCACCAGAGGAAGTTGCTAACTTCTGGAGAGCGTGCCGGGAGGAACAACGCCTTCCCAGCAAGCCCAACAG GTTTGCAGTGCAGGCCATGAAGGCTCTGCTCTACCGACTGCCGAGTGACAAGGTGGTGATGGCTATGGAGCGCAAGCGTGGCTGGGACACGCTGCTGCGTGCTCACACCCAGCACTATGCCgtgggtctgctggccag ggAGATGCGCCGTGTCTCGatccttttctgttcttgcaTCGCACCCCACGTGCTCTGGcacctcagcagggaggagccatgctgggatctgcctgccctggcattCCTTGTGGAG gtcctGGATTGCCTGGACTTGAGTAAATGTGGTGGCAGCGTCCTGAACATCATGTCAGGGCACCTCCAGAGTGAATGCAGTCAGAGGCGTCGCCTGGCACTCAGAGGCCTCGTGGTGCCCAGCAAGGATCCCTCGATG GCCGGAAGGATGTGCAGTCTGTCTTGCAGccttctggagctgctgagggatgcAGATGGAGAGGTGGTCAGCATGAGCCTCCGTGTGCTCACGAATGTGCTCCCGCACCACGGCATCCTGCGATCCAGCATCATTGCCCCAAAGCTGGCTgaggtgctcctgctgctctttgacCAC AAAAACAGCCACGTGCAGTTGCTCTGCATTCAGCTCTTCTGTAAGCTGATGGAATTGGTAGTGGATGAGGGGAAAAAGCCCCTGAAGACAATTGTGAACAAGAGCCTGTACACACTTTTAATCTACTGCCATGATGACAACTGGCACGTGGCAAAG gcctcTCGGGAAACGCTGCATTGTGCGGCCAAGTTCCTGATGAGGAGAGATCTCGAACAGCtggtggagaaggagcagctgtcaAAGTTTGTCAAGTGCCTG ctggcagaggacGGGAGCCGAGCAGCAGAGCACCTGCGCCCTAACACTGAAATTCACGCCAAGTTAGCCCTAAGAGCTGAAGAACTGGGGTCATCCTCTGGATCCAGGCAATCAGTGTCCCAAGAACAGCACCAGGAGACACTGAAGAGCACATCACCTCTTAGTGCTGCTCGcgctccaggcagagctgacGCTGGGCACAATTCTTGTGGCTTcagccctctccctgcctctaCATAG